GGATGCCGGACGACGACGATGCAGCCGCCACGCGCGTGCGGCGCACGTTCGGCCTGCATGGCGTCGAGCCGCTCGCGCCCGACGCGCCGGTGTGCCACGTGAGCTTTTACGAAGCGGCCGCGTATGCGGAATGGGCCGGCGCGCGGCTGCCGACCGAATTCGAATGGGAAACCGCGTTCGCGGCCGACGGCATCCGGCAGATGCTCGGGCACGTGTGGCAATGGACGCGTTCGTCCTACGAGCCGTATCCGGGCTTTCGGCCGCTCGCCGGGGTCGCGGCCGAATACAACGGCAAGTTCATGGTCGGCCAGCAGGTCCTGCGCGGCAGCAGCATCGCGACGCCGCCCGGACACGAACGGCCGACGTACCGCAATTTCTTTCCGCCGGCGGCACGCTGGCAATTCACGGGAGTGCGACTTGCGCGAGACGTCTGACCTGACGGCCACGAGCGGTGGCCTGCAACCCGCCCGCGATTCGCGGCCGAGCGCGTTCGAGCGCGATCTGATCGACGGACTGTCGCGCACGCCGCGCAGCATCCCGCCGAAATACTTCTACGATGCGGCTGGCTCCGCGCTGTTCGACCGCATCTGCGAACTGCCGGAGTACTACCCGACGCGCACCGAGCTCGGCATCCTGCGCGATCGCGCGGCGGAGATCGTGCGGCGCGTCGGCCCGCACGCGGACATCGTCGAATTCGGCGCGGGTTCGCTCGAGAAGATCCGCGTGCTGCTCGACGCATTCGCGGACAACTATGCGAACGCACCGGCGCGCTACGTACCGGTCGACATCTCCGCCGATTACCTGCACGGCGCGGCCGCGCGGCTGCGTGCGGCCTATCCGTGGCTCGACGTCGCGCCGCTCGCGGCCGACTACACGAAGGCCGAGCAACTGGCGCCGTTGACCGAAACGCCGCGGCGGCGCATCGGTTTCTTTCCCGGTTCGACGATCGGCAACTTCTCGCCGGAAGAAGCCGACACGTTCCTGCGCGACGCGGCGCGGCTGCTGCGCGGCGGCGGCCTGCTGGTCGGCGCGGATCTCGTGAAGGACGAGCGCACGCTGCATCACGCGTACAACGACGCGCAGGGCGTGACCGCGCAGTTCAACCTGAACCTGCTGGTGCGCGCGAACGCGGAGCTCGGCGCGGACTTCGACGTCGACGCCTTCTCGCACTGCGCGTTCTACGATCGCGGGCGGCAGCGCATCGAGATGCATCTGGTCAGCGACGTCGCGCAGACCGTGCACGTGCGCGGCCACGTGTTTCGTTTCGAAGCCGGCGAACGCATCCATACGGAGAATTCGCACAAGTTCACGATCGACGGCTTTCGTGCGATGGCGCGCCGCGCCGGATTCGAACCCGATACCGTGTGGACCGACGCGGACAACCTGTTCAGCGTGCACTGGCTGCGCAGCGTCGACGATATCCGCGCGTAACGCGCGTTGCCGCGAACCGCCCGCGCCGCGAAGGCGAGGGCGGTTCGCTCGCCATGCACACCGGCGGGTGCGATCCGATCGCCGGTTTCGTGCCGAAAATCCCCTTTTTACCGACCCGATGCATCGCTGCAACGGTGTGTGGAATACCGCCTTTGCCTTGCTCCATCAGGCTTTGCGGGCACCCGTAAACGTCCGTTACCTGTCTCGCATACCCGTTTCACCTGTGTCAGCGCCTGGTGCCTAGACTCCGAACCGTAGTCACATGACGCACGACACGTGCAGGGAGTCGCGAAATGAGCAAGAAACTTATTCTCGGTGCAGTTCTCGGTGTAGCGGCGCTGGCAGCTTCGGGCGTCGCGTCGGCCCACGTCGACCTGTCGGTCGGCATCGGCGTGCCGGGCGTCTACACGGCGCCGGCGCCCGTCTATGTGGCGCCGCCTCCGCCGGTGATGTACGCGCCGGTCGGCTATCGCGATGACGACTGGCGTGCGCGCCAGTGGCGTGAACACGAGTGGCGCCGCCGTGAATGGCGCGAGCACGAGTGGCGCGAACGCGCGTGGCGTGACGGCGGCGGCTGGCGCGGCCGTTGGGACTGAGCGCGACCGGCACACGAGCGCACTGATCACGACGACCTGAGGAGAGTGATCACATGAATCCCATCCGGCACATCGGACGGTATGCAGCCGCCGCACTCGTTGCGCTCGCAACGATCGGCAGCGCGCACGCGGCGGGCTGCATGAAGGGCGCGGTGGTCGGCGGTGTGGCCGGCCACTACGCGGGGCACCACGCGGTGGTCGGCGCGGTCGGCGGCTGTATCGTCGGCCATCACATGGCGAAGAAGCACGCGCAAGAGCAGGCCGCGCAGCACAAGGCCGCCGCGCAGGGCATGCAGGCGGCGCAGTAAGCAACCTCGTCACCGGGGCGATGCCGTCGCGTCGCTCCGGTGCTTCGTTCCCGCGTTCATGCACGCACCGAATTGATCCGACGAATGCGTGCCGCACGCGTCGTTACGATCATTTACAACGTCGTGCGGCGCGAGTTTCGCGCGTTCATAAAATGCAGTCACACAAACGCGCTCCAGGGAGCACAGGATGAAACAGCAACGATATCTGTCCGTCCTCACGGCCGCGCTGCTCGCGCTCGGCTCGGTGTCCGCCCATGCGGCGGCCGGCGGCAATGGCGGGGGCAACGGCGGCGGTCATGGCGCTGGCGGCTCGGGCGGCAACGCGGGCGGCATGTCCGCCGGTCACATGAGCGGCCAGGCACTGAGCAACTCGAACGGCATGCACGCGGGCGACCGCGACAAGGGCCTCGCGCGCGCGGCCGACCGTTCCGACACGATCGCCGATCGCACCGGCACGCAGCCGGGCCGGGGTCACACACACGCGCATGGCCATACCGCGCATGCGTCGACGTCCACGCATCATTCGCATCGGAATGCATTCGGCCGCACGCTGTAAGCACGGCCGGCGAATGCAGGAGAAGGGCGCTTCGGCGCCCTTTTTTCATGGTGAAAACGCACGAGGCTGTCGACCGGAAACCTCATGCCGACCCGATTTGCAACCAGCCGTAACTGCGTCGCCCGCCCGCGAGAATACGGATGGCTTTCATGCGAATGACAGGATGAAAACCGGCCGGAGCAACAGGCGCCGCGGGCACTCGGCACGATCGGTAAAGGCCCGGCCACGCCGATAAAAAAGGGCGGCTCGTCGCCGCCCTTCGTCTCACCGCCCCGCGCCCGCCGTCGGCGCCGCAGGTTCGAACAACGCATCGGCCTGCGTGACCCGCACGAAGCGCGCCGCGCCGTCGCCGTCGACCAGCGCACGGAAATGCGCTTCGCCGCACGCGAGCTTCGCGCGCTCGTGCTCGCTCGGCACGTGGCCGTCGGCATTCGGCGTATCGACGACGAAGTACAGCCGCTCGCCGCCGTCCTGTTCCGCGAGCACGGCCCAGTCCGGGTGATAGCTGCCGAGCGGCGTCTGCACGCGGAACCACGCCGGCAGCTTCGCGTAAAGCTTCACGCCGTCGTGCGCTTCGAGCGCATCGGCGAACGCGCGCTCGGCGTCCGTCTCGCACACGACCGCTTCGTGGATCGACTTGCGCGCGTCCGGCCGCAGGTTGCGCAAGTAGCCGGTCAGCGCCTCGCTCTCGAACGATTCGAGCGCATGCACGTGGCGCTCGCCGAGCTTGCGGTACGCGATGCCCGCGACGAGCGCGAGCCGCTTGCAGCGGTTGATCGCGTCGGCCGCGACCGCGATGAACTGCTGCGGATTCACGCGGAAATCGTCGAGCCGGCCGCTGTCGGCGAGGATCGTCGCAAGCGAACGGCGCGTGAGCTGTGTGCGGTCCTGCAGCTCGGTGAGCAGGTCGGGCAGCGGCAATTCGCCTTCGTCGAGCAGCACGGTGCCGGCGCCGGCAACCTCGATCGCCTCGATGCCGGCCTTGCCGATGTCGATCTCGGCCTTGCGCCACTGCAGCCGCGCCCGTGCGATGTCCGGCGCGTCGCGCAGCGCGGCCGTGCAGTCGCGTACCAGCTTCGCGTTGTCGAACTCGACGCGGTACACAGTGCGATGGCGGATGCGATCCCACAGCGCGCGGAAATCCTCGCCGAACACGACGGCCTTGCCCGATGCATCGCGCCGCAACGCGATCGCGCGGCGCTCGTCGGCATTGCGCACCGCGAAGCGGCCCGACAGCTTGCGCAGCGTCGCGACGATCGGCGCACGCAGCCGCTCGAATGCATCCGGCAGCACGAGCGCGCTCTGGCGCAGCGCATCCTTCAGCCGGTCGAGCACCTTGCCCTGCGCGTCGACGTAGCCCTGCTCGTGCAGATGATTCCACAGCACGCGCGACAGCTCGATGCCGAGCGCGTGCGCAGGGCCGCCGTCTTCCTGCACCGGCAGCGCCGCGAACTGGTGTTCCTCGACGATCCCGAAACGGATGCCCGTATCGGCCTCGATTTCCTTCTGCAGGTTTTCCGCGAACGATTCGTAGCGCTCGGTCGCGATCACGGTGAGCGTGTTCACGCCCGGGTCGCGCACGCGTTCGCCGTCCTGGTCGACCGCGAGGCGCAGCCCGCGGCCGAGCGTCTGGCGGCGCTCGCGTTCGGTCTGGATGTCGCGCAGCGTGCAGATCTGGAACACGTTCGGGTTGTCCCAGCCTTCCTTCAGCGCCGAGTGCGAGAAGATGAACTTCAGCGGCGTGTCGAACGACAGCAGCGCTTCCTTCTCGCGCATGATCAGGCCGTACGCGCGTTCCGCGTTTTCGCGGGCCGCCGCGCTGCTCTCGCTCGTGTCGGTCCAGCCGCCCTTGCGGTCGATCGAGAAGTAGCCGTTGTGCGCGCGCTCGACCTCGAGCGCGACGTCGACGCCGTCGAACAGCGCACGGTAGGCCGGCACACGGGCCGCGCGCGCATATTCCTCTTCGAAGATCAGCGCGTAGTCGCCCTTCACCGGCATGCCGTTCTCGTCGTAGCGGCGATAGCGTTCGACAGAATCGACGAAGAACAGCGACAGCACCTTCACGCCGCGCTCGGCCAGGCGCAATTCCTTGTCGAGATGCTCGCGGATCGTGCGGCGGATCATCTCGCGCTGCACGGCGAGCGTGTCGATGTCGCCGAACGCCTCGCCGAGCGACAGGAACGCCTCGCCTTCCGGATGGCGCAGCTCGACGTACTCGGCGCCCTTGACCGCATGCACCTCGCCGATCCGCAGCCCCGCGTACAGCGCGCGCTTGGTCAGCCGCTCGAGATCGTCGCCGTCGGTGGCCGACACGATCTGGCGCTTCACGCCGGCCGCCGTCGCGACGTCGAGCTCGACGCGCGCGCTGATCGCGCCGCGCCGGTTCGACACGCCGACGAGCCGCACGTACGGCTTGTTGTGCGCATCCTCGACGATCGCCGACGCGATCTCGATCTGCTTGACGAGCTTGCGCTCGTACGCGTCGACCGCGTCGAGCCGGTACACCATGTGATGGCGGTCGACGTGCGTGGCCGAATAGCGCAGCGTGCAGAGCGGCGCCATCGCGGCGAGCGCTTCGCGCCCGCGCCCTTCGAGGCCGCCGTCGACGCTTTGCGGCTCGTCGACGATCACGATCGGCCGCGTCGCGCGGATCAGGTCGATCGGCTTCTCGCCGCCGGTCTTCTCGCTGTCCTTGTAGAGGTTGTTGATCTCTTTCTTGTTGATCGCGGCGACCGTCATCACCATGATCTGGATCGCCGCGCTCGCCGCGAAGTGGCGCACCTGGCCGAGCTTCGCGGAGTCGTACAGGAAATAGTCGTACGGCACGCCCGCGTACAGCGCGCGGAAGTGATCCTCGGTGATCGCGAGCGTCTTGTGCACGCCTTCCTTGATCGCGATCGACGGCACGACGATCACGAATTTCGTGAAGCCGTAGCGGCGGTTCAGCTCGAAGATCGTGCGCAGGTACACGTAGGTCTTGCCGGTGCCGGTTTCCATCTCGACGGTGAAGTCGCGCGAGCCGGGCAGGCCGGATGGCGGCAGCCCGCCGCGCAACTGCACGTCGGCGAGATTGCGCGCGAGCGCGTCGTCGGTCAGCGACAGCCGGTTGCCGACGCCTTGCTCCGATACCGCGAAGCCGAGCGAGCCTTGCGCGGCGGCCGTCGTGCCGGGCGCGGCGTTCGCGAGCACGCTGAAGTCGCCGCGATACGATTCCTGGCCGCGAAACAGGTCGCAGACGGCGTCGATCGCCTCGCGCTGGTAGTCGAGATCCGCTTCGAAATGCAGCCGCATCACAGGCTCCGCACGCGCTTCACGCCGTGCTGTTCGAGCAGCGCGGCGAGATTGAGCTTCGCGACGTCGTCGACGAAGCCGCTGTCGCGGAACAGGCAGGTGACGTCGCGCGACGCGCCGCTCGCGTCGAGCAGATCGACGATGCCGTCGGCGAGCGGGCCCGCGTCGTCGCGCGAAATGCGGGCATCGAAGCACGCGACGATCGCGCGGCCGATCAGGTGCACCGTCTTGCCGGCCACCTGGTGATGCTCGACCGGCGTGCACAGGTCGAGGCCGAGCTTGAGCGTCAGCTCGGCAAGCAGGTCGTCTTCGGTGCGGCCGGTCTTCACGTGCTCGACGGACGCGAAGAGGGCGTGGTCGAAGTCGTCGCGGCGCGGGTCCCACTCGATCACGTTGGTCGTGTCGAGCCGGTACACGCGAAAGCCGAGGTCGCCATAGCTTTCCGGATAGTCGCGCGCGACCTGCTGCGCGGCGCGGCGCAGGCGCTCCTTCGTGATTTCCGCGAGCGTCAGCGGTTTTTTCAGCTTCGCGCAGAAATCGGCGGCCGCGGTTTGCGTCTTGTCGCGGCGGTCGAGCGCCTCGGGCAGCTGCACGAGGATATAGCGGCGCGCGCCGCCGTCGGTCGCGTTCACCTGCATCACCGCGTGGCCGGTCGAACCGGAACCGGCGAAGCAGTCGAGCACGATGTCGTCGCCGCGCGTGCACCAGCCGATCACGGCCGCCGCGAAGTCGACCGGCTTCGGCAGGTCGAACGGGATGCCGAGCGTCTTCAGCAGCGCGTCGTCGGAGCCCGCGAACGGCAGCACCGACGGCACGTTCTCGTACATGTTCTCGTCGAGGTAGTAGATCCGCTGCGGCTGCGTGGTTTCATCCGGGCCGAATTCGATCTGGCCGCGCTCGAGCAGCGCCTGCATCGTCGCGGGCGGGTTGCGCCAGCCGCGCGCCGGCATCGCGCACGGCTTGCCGGTGACCGGGTGGATCAGCGGCGTGAAATATTCGTCCGGCGCCTTCTTCTTGTTCGGCCACGCCATCGACACGAGGCGGTACACGCGGCCCTCCGGCGACAGCCGGTCGTACATCACTTCGCCGCCGGACAGGTTGGTCTGCGCCTTCATCCACGCGCGATACGCCTTCTGCGCGTCCTTCGGGTTGCCGCTGCGATACACCGCGTCGTGCGCGGCGTCGAGCATGCGCTGCGCGTTGCGCTTCGGACGCTTGAGCGGCGCCCGTTCGAGCAGCGTCTCGGCGTTGCGCGCGAACAGCACCAGCGATTCGTGCTGGTACGCAACGCCGCGCGCGTCGCCCTTCGGGTTGCGCTTGTCCCACACGGCCACGCCGAGCTCGTTTTCCTCGCCGAAGATCTCGCGCAGCATCAGCACCAGCGCATGCACTTCGTGCTCGTCGATGTGCACCGCGATCAGCCCCTCGTCGGACAGCAGCGCGTGCGCGAGCTTCAGGCGCGGATACATCATGTTCAGCCAGTCGGTGTGGAACCGGCCGTTCGCCTCGGTGTTGGTGCTGCGCTTCACGCCGGCTTCGGTCTGGCCCGTCATCGCCAGGTAGTGGCGGATGCTGTCGCTGAAGTCGTCCGGATAGACGAAATCGCTGCCGGTGTTGTACGGCGGGTCGATGTAGACGAGCTTCACCTTGCCGGCGTAGCTCTTGTGCAGCAGCTTCATCACGTCGAGGTTGTCGCCCTCGATCACGAGATGACGCGTGTCGTCCCACGCGACGCTGTCGTCGGGGCAGGGACGCAGCGTGCCCGTTGACGGTGTGAGCGCGGCCTGGCGCGCGGCGCGCTTGCCGTGCCAGTGGAAGCCGTAGCGCTCGTCGGCGTCGCCGACCGTGCGCTCGCCGACCAGCGCCTTCAGCACGTCGACGTCGACCGACGCGCCGTCCGGGCCTTCGGTCACGAGTTCGGGGAACAGCGCCTTCAGGCGCGCGACGTTGTCGGCGGTGAAATCCGTCGACATCGCCTGCGGGCTGGCCGCATCGAGTTTCTGCATCGTCTTTTCCATCGGAGCCCGGCCGCGCGCGCCAGGACGTCGGGCGCGCTCACGGCACCGGCGGCAATGGCCGCCCGGGCAAACCCGAAACGCTAGCGAGTCGGTCGGCGCAGGTCAAGCGCCGATGTGAGCCGGGCGGGCGTGTATCGGCCGCGATCGCCCGCCGGACGGGCCGCCAGCGGGTTCGGGCCGGTTGTCGCACGGGCCGGGCGCGTCGCGGCTGCGGAAAGGACGAAAAAAGGGCACGGTCGGAATCAAATGCCGGGGTGTCCGTAGGGAGAATCGCGCAAGGAAAGTGCGGCACGGGCCGACGAGTGCGGCCCGAATGAGGCGGAAGAAGATCTATGTGCGTCGGCGGGGCGTCTAGCGCCACCCGATCAACACCCGCCCGATCGCATCGAGCCCCATGTCGAACAGGTGCGACACGAACGGCACGAGGTTCGGGATCATCAGTTGCACGAGCAACAGCCCGACGATCAGCGTGACGGGAAAGCCGATCTGGTACATGCCGATCTGCGGCGCCGCGCGGTTCAGGATGCCGAGCGCGAGGTTCGCGATCAGCAGCGCCACGACCACCGGCAGCGACAGCAGCAGCCCCATCTCGAACACGGTCGCGCCGAATGCGGCGAGCGTGCGCCAGCCCGGCGCGTGCAGCAGGTCGGCCGACACCGGCAGCGACTGGAACGACGCGGCGAGCGCCGCGAACATTTGCAGGTGGCCGTCCACCGCGAGGAACGCGAGCATCGCGACCGCGTTCAGGAACCGGCCCATCGCGGGCGTCGCGCCGCTCGAATGCGGATCGAAGAACGTCGCGAAGCCGAGCCCCATCGACAGCCCGATGAAGTCGCCGGCCGCTTCGACGGCCGCGAACACGAGCTGCATCGTGAAACCCATCGCGACGCCGATCAGGAATTGATTGACGAGGATCCAGATGCCCTGCGCTGAGAATACGGTGACGTCCGGCATCGCACCGAGCGTCGGCGCGACGACGAGCGCCATGAATGCGGCGACGCCGATCTTCACGCGCACCGGCACGGCCGCGTGGCCGACCATGGGCGCCGTCGCGACGAGCGCGAGCATCCGCACGAACGGCCACAGGAACGCCGTGAGCCAGCCGTTGAGCTGCGCGTAGGTGACGGAGAACATGCGGGAAAGGGGGCCGAGCGCGGCTCAGCCGGCGCCGAGCGTCGCGACGTGCAGCAGCGTCTGCCGCAGGTAGTCGAGCATCGTCGTCAGCATCCACGGGCCGGCGATCACGAGCGTCGCGGCGACCGCGAGCAGCTTCGGGATGAACGACAGCGTCGCTTCGTTGATCTGCGTCGCGGCCTGGAACAGGCTCACGACGAGGCCGACCGCGAGCGCGACCAGCAGCAGCGGCGCCGCGAGCAGCAGGCCGACCATCATCGCCTGGTGCGCCAGCGTCATTACTTGTTCGGGCGTCATCGTGTGATTCCTCCGCAGCTTACGTGAAGCTCTGCGCGAGCGAGCCGATCAGCAGCTGCCAGCCGTCGACCAGCACGAACAGCATCAGCTTGAATGGCAGCGACACTGTGGACGGCGACACCATCATCATCCCCATCGACATCAGCACGCTCGCGACGACCATGTCGATGATCAGGAACGGGATGAAGACGGTGAAGCCGATCTG
This DNA window, taken from Burkholderia cenocepacia, encodes the following:
- a CDS encoding type III restriction-modification system endonuclease — encoded protein: MRLHFEADLDYQREAIDAVCDLFRGQESYRGDFSVLANAAPGTTAAAQGSLGFAVSEQGVGNRLSLTDDALARNLADVQLRGGLPPSGLPGSRDFTVEMETGTGKTYVYLRTIFELNRRYGFTKFVIVVPSIAIKEGVHKTLAITEDHFRALYAGVPYDYFLYDSAKLGQVRHFAASAAIQIMVMTVAAINKKEINNLYKDSEKTGGEKPIDLIRATRPIVIVDEPQSVDGGLEGRGREALAAMAPLCTLRYSATHVDRHHMVYRLDAVDAYERKLVKQIEIASAIVEDAHNKPYVRLVGVSNRRGAISARVELDVATAAGVKRQIVSATDGDDLERLTKRALYAGLRIGEVHAVKGAEYVELRHPEGEAFLSLGEAFGDIDTLAVQREMIRRTIREHLDKELRLAERGVKVLSLFFVDSVERYRRYDENGMPVKGDYALIFEEEYARAARVPAYRALFDGVDVALEVERAHNGYFSIDRKGGWTDTSESSAAARENAERAYGLIMREKEALLSFDTPLKFIFSHSALKEGWDNPNVFQICTLRDIQTERERRQTLGRGLRLAVDQDGERVRDPGVNTLTVIATERYESFAENLQKEIEADTGIRFGIVEEHQFAALPVQEDGGPAHALGIELSRVLWNHLHEQGYVDAQGKVLDRLKDALRQSALVLPDAFERLRAPIVATLRKLSGRFAVRNADERRAIALRRDASGKAVVFGEDFRALWDRIRHRTVYRVEFDNAKLVRDCTAALRDAPDIARARLQWRKAEIDIGKAGIEAIEVAGAGTVLLDEGELPLPDLLTELQDRTQLTRRSLATILADSGRLDDFRVNPQQFIAVAADAINRCKRLALVAGIAYRKLGERHVHALESFESEALTGYLRNLRPDARKSIHEAVVCETDAERAFADALEAHDGVKLYAKLPAWFRVQTPLGSYHPDWAVLAEQDGGERLYFVVDTPNADGHVPSEHERAKLACGEAHFRALVDGDGAARFVRVTQADALFEPAAPTAGAGR
- the fliR gene encoding flagellar biosynthetic protein FliR; its protein translation is MFSVTYAQLNGWLTAFLWPFVRMLALVATAPMVGHAAVPVRVKIGVAAFMALVVAPTLGAMPDVTVFSAQGIWILVNQFLIGVAMGFTMQLVFAAVEAAGDFIGLSMGLGFATFFDPHSSGATPAMGRFLNAVAMLAFLAVDGHLQMFAALAASFQSLPVSADLLHAPGWRTLAAFGATVFEMGLLLSLPVVVALLIANLALGILNRAAPQIGMYQIGFPVTLIVGLLLVQLMIPNLVPFVSHLFDMGLDAIGRVLIGWR
- the fliQ gene encoding flagellar biosynthesis protein FliQ; this encodes MTPEQVMTLAHQAMMVGLLLAAPLLLVALAVGLVVSLFQAATQINEATLSFIPKLLAVAATLVIAGPWMLTTMLDYLRQTLLHVATLGAG
- a CDS encoding site-specific DNA-methyltransferase — translated: MEKTMQKLDAASPQAMSTDFTADNVARLKALFPELVTEGPDGASVDVDVLKALVGERTVGDADERYGFHWHGKRAARQAALTPSTGTLRPCPDDSVAWDDTRHLVIEGDNLDVMKLLHKSYAGKVKLVYIDPPYNTGSDFVYPDDFSDSIRHYLAMTGQTEAGVKRSTNTEANGRFHTDWLNMMYPRLKLAHALLSDEGLIAVHIDEHEVHALVLMLREIFGEENELGVAVWDKRNPKGDARGVAYQHESLVLFARNAETLLERAPLKRPKRNAQRMLDAAHDAVYRSGNPKDAQKAYRAWMKAQTNLSGGEVMYDRLSPEGRVYRLVSMAWPNKKKAPDEYFTPLIHPVTGKPCAMPARGWRNPPATMQALLERGQIEFGPDETTQPQRIYYLDENMYENVPSVLPFAGSDDALLKTLGIPFDLPKPVDFAAAVIGWCTRGDDIVLDCFAGSGSTGHAVMQVNATDGGARRYILVQLPEALDRRDKTQTAAADFCAKLKKPLTLAEITKERLRRAAQQVARDYPESYGDLGFRVYRLDTTNVIEWDPRRDDFDHALFASVEHVKTGRTEDDLLAELTLKLGLDLCTPVEHHQVAGKTVHLIGRAIVACFDARISRDDAGPLADGIVDLLDASGASRDVTCLFRDSGFVDDVAKLNLAALLEQHGVKRVRSL
- the egtD gene encoding L-histidine N(alpha)-methyltransferase — encoded protein: MRETSDLTATSGGLQPARDSRPSAFERDLIDGLSRTPRSIPPKYFYDAAGSALFDRICELPEYYPTRTELGILRDRAAEIVRRVGPHADIVEFGAGSLEKIRVLLDAFADNYANAPARYVPVDISADYLHGAAARLRAAYPWLDVAPLAADYTKAEQLAPLTETPRRRIGFFPGSTIGNFSPEEADTFLRDAARLLRGGGLLVGADLVKDERTLHHAYNDAQGVTAQFNLNLLVRANAELGADFDVDAFSHCAFYDRGRQRIEMHLVSDVAQTVHVRGHVFRFEAGERIHTENSHKFTIDGFRAMARRAGFEPDTVWTDADNLFSVHWLRSVDDIRA